A genome region from Microbacterium sp. CGR2 includes the following:
- a CDS encoding YggT family protein encodes MEFVSVVASIVNVVLLLYIFVLFARLILDYIPMFNREWRPKGFGLVAAEAVYTLTDPPIRFFRRIIPPLRIGSLSLDFGFALTLLIILILRNIVGLLI; translated from the coding sequence GTGGAGTTCGTCTCCGTCGTCGCGAGCATCGTCAATGTGGTGCTCCTTCTGTACATCTTCGTGCTGTTCGCTCGACTGATCCTCGACTACATCCCGATGTTCAATCGGGAATGGCGCCCGAAGGGCTTCGGTCTCGTCGCGGCCGAAGCGGTCTACACGCTGACTGATCCGCCCATCCGGTTCTTCCGTCGGATCATTCCGCCGTTGCGGATCGGTTCGCTGTCGCTGGATTTCGGGTTCGCACTGACCTTGCTGATCATTCTGATCCTCAGGAACATCGTGGGACTGTTGATCTGA
- a CDS encoding cell division protein SepF: MGNPLKKTMVYLGLADEEEVYEEQAQAPARVNRDRDRDREREEPAPAPVTPLRRPVAVRQPAAGPVNEILTVHPKQYRDAQLIAESFREGVPVIINLSQMSDADARRLIDFASGLSLGLYGRIERVTSKVFLLSPENIAVSGHGGIAHADAESAGFDQS, translated from the coding sequence ATGGGTAACCCGCTGAAGAAGACCATGGTGTATCTCGGCCTCGCCGACGAGGAAGAGGTCTACGAGGAGCAGGCGCAAGCCCCCGCCCGCGTCAACCGCGACCGGGACCGGGACCGTGAGCGCGAAGAGCCCGCACCGGCTCCCGTCACGCCGCTGCGCCGCCCCGTCGCCGTGCGTCAGCCGGCTGCGGGCCCCGTGAACGAGATCCTCACGGTTCACCCCAAGCAGTACCGCGACGCGCAGCTGATCGCGGAGAGCTTCCGCGAGGGCGTGCCGGTCATCATCAACCTCTCCCAGATGAGCGATGCCGATGCGCGTCGCCTCATCGACTTCGCCAGTGGGCTCTCTCTCGGCCTCTACGGCCGTATCGAGCGAGTGACGTCGAAGGTGTTCCTGCTGTCGCCGGAGAACATCGCGGTGTCGGGTCACGGGGGCATCGCGCACGCAGACGCTGAGTCCGCGGGCTTCGACCAGTCGTAG
- a CDS encoding YggS family pyridoxal phosphate-dependent enzyme, protein MTPEASGTTHPDLAARLSTIDAKIVDAARLAGRDPGEITRIVVTKFHPASLVQDLAALGVREVGENRQQELSAKQEELADLDVRWHFIGQAQTKKAGAIRRSADVVHSVDRDRLADALHRAAVDDTVLDVLVQINLTDDAARGGVAPGEASSLAEHVLSLPSLRLRGVMAVAPLDEEPASAFARLNGVAEAVRALEPAATWISAGMTGDFVEAIAAGATHLRIGSAITGPRPDRG, encoded by the coding sequence GTGACCCCGGAGGCATCCGGAACAACGCATCCGGATCTGGCGGCGCGGCTGTCGACGATCGACGCGAAGATCGTCGACGCCGCACGCCTGGCGGGGCGCGATCCCGGGGAGATCACCCGGATCGTGGTCACGAAATTCCACCCCGCCTCACTGGTGCAGGATCTGGCGGCGCTCGGTGTGCGCGAGGTGGGCGAGAATCGTCAGCAGGAGCTCTCGGCCAAGCAGGAGGAGCTCGCAGACCTCGATGTGCGGTGGCATTTCATCGGACAGGCGCAGACGAAGAAAGCCGGGGCGATTCGTCGCAGCGCTGACGTCGTGCACTCCGTCGACCGCGACCGCCTGGCAGACGCGCTTCACCGTGCAGCGGTGGACGACACCGTGCTCGACGTTCTCGTGCAGATCAATCTCACCGACGACGCCGCTCGAGGCGGCGTCGCACCGGGCGAGGCGAGCAGCCTCGCCGAACATGTGCTCTCCCTGCCCTCGCTGCGGCTCCGGGGCGTCATGGCCGTCGCGCCGCTGGACGAGGAGCCCGCGTCCGCCTTCGCGCGCCTGAACGGCGTCGCTGAGGCCGTGCGAGCTCTCGAGCCGGCGGCGACGTGGATATCCGCGGGGATGACCGGCGACTTCGTCGAGGCCATCGCCGCCGGCGCGACACACCTGCGGATCGGCTCCGCAATAACCGGCCCCCGGCCCGACCGGGGTTAA
- the ftsZ gene encoding cell division protein FtsZ: MSQNQNYLAVIKVVGVGGGGVNAVNRMIDLGLRGVEFIAVNTDAQALLMSDADVKLDVGRELTRGLGAGADPEVGRRAAEDHAEEIEQALTGADMVFVTAGEGGGTGTGGAPVVARIAKSIGALTIGVVTKPFSFEGRRRQSQAEAGVAKLKEEVDTLIVVPNDRLLEISDRGISMIEAFATADQVLLAGVQGITDLITTPGLINLDFADVKSVMQGAGSALMGIGSARGADRAIKAAELAVESPLLEASIEGAHGVLLSIQGGSNLGIFEIHDAADLVKEAAHPEANIIFGTVIDDTLGDEVRVTVIAAGFDGGGPSLRLDPMVVSRPATPALPEVSLTDDAAESKPERSPEPAPVQQRVPATSIEPAFADDDIDIPEFLK, encoded by the coding sequence ATGAGCCAGAACCAGAACTACCTCGCCGTGATCAAGGTCGTCGGCGTCGGCGGTGGCGGCGTCAACGCCGTGAACCGCATGATCGATCTCGGCCTCCGCGGAGTCGAGTTCATCGCTGTCAACACCGACGCCCAGGCGCTGCTGATGAGCGACGCCGACGTCAAGCTCGATGTCGGTCGCGAACTCACTCGCGGTCTCGGTGCCGGCGCTGACCCCGAGGTCGGGCGCCGCGCGGCTGAGGATCACGCCGAGGAGATCGAGCAGGCGCTGACCGGAGCCGACATGGTCTTCGTGACCGCCGGCGAGGGTGGCGGCACCGGAACCGGTGGAGCCCCCGTCGTCGCACGTATCGCGAAGTCGATCGGCGCGCTCACCATCGGTGTGGTCACCAAGCCGTTCTCGTTCGAGGGTCGTCGTCGCCAGAGCCAGGCCGAGGCCGGTGTCGCCAAGCTGAAAGAAGAGGTCGACACCCTCATCGTGGTGCCGAACGACCGCCTCCTCGAGATCAGCGACCGGGGCATCTCGATGATCGAGGCCTTCGCGACGGCAGACCAGGTGCTCCTCGCCGGTGTCCAGGGCATCACCGACCTCATCACGACGCCGGGTCTCATCAACCTCGACTTCGCCGACGTGAAGTCGGTCATGCAGGGTGCAGGTTCGGCGCTCATGGGCATCGGCTCCGCCCGCGGCGCTGACCGCGCCATCAAGGCCGCCGAGCTGGCCGTCGAATCGCCGCTCCTGGAGGCGAGCATCGAAGGAGCACACGGAGTGCTGCTGTCGATCCAGGGTGGCTCGAACCTCGGCATCTTCGAGATCCACGATGCCGCAGACCTCGTCAAGGAGGCGGCGCACCCCGAGGCCAACATCATCTTCGGTACGGTCATCGACGACACGCTCGGCGACGAGGTTCGCGTCACCGTGATCGCCGCGGGCTTCGACGGCGGCGGGCCTTCGCTCCGACTCGACCCCATGGTGGTCTCCCGGCCCGCGACCCCGGCATTGCCCGAGGTCTCGCTCACGGATGACGCCGCGGAATCGAAGCCCGAGAGAAGCCCGGAGCCGGCCCCCGTGCAGCAGCGCGTTCCCGCGACGAGCATCGAGCCGGCTTTCGCCGACGACGACATCGACATTCCCGAATTCCTGAAGTGA